A DNA window from Niabella yanshanensis contains the following coding sequences:
- a CDS encoding RagB/SusD family nutrient uptake outer membrane protein: MKKEFRKIVLSFLIFAALVWALTSCEKYLDRPGPAVIPEEEMFKNFRNFQGFVEELYNCIPNMSSHDYHNSWNYGEDEYWEYGITYPFAFKIDQGDYWAWTYEGTGWFLPDRGGAGSQNRNDKKKLWGHSWYGIRKINSGLVNLDKLVGATTEEKNLLAGQLYFFRGWFHFMLMQYWGGLPYISTELPINEPPRLPRLSYQATADSVAKDFERAADLLPVNWDETTVGKQTLGNNNIRINKVMALAYLGKNLLWAGSPLMNRESGGGATYSTDYCKRASDAFAQALQIVESTGRYKLAEFSQYRELFYTWRQSSKVPGLQEAIFYENLTANNVGSFRWNQVNDYRPNAINNSGVKVYPTANYVSYYGMANGMPIKDPAVADPESGYDPTHPWRNRDPRFYNDIIYDGVQCVKNASAVGNNLKRQYASLYTGGYYRTDSKPKEAITGFLNKKFTDQYMNDWDGYKDDNSLVLSFMRLADVYLMYAEATANGYGSPQSSAPGYSLSAVEAINKIRLRAGVGEVNAKFLGSTSEFMNELRRERAVELAFEGHRFVDLRRWLLLTQRPYTYKKRVEFDRVTPENQIYADPKNAEVRNYRETVIIERQLQDRHYWFPFTRDDVNQYEDFKQNPGWN; the protein is encoded by the coding sequence ATGAAAAAAGAATTCAGAAAAATAGTATTGTCGTTTTTGATATTTGCAGCGCTGGTTTGGGCACTAACCTCCTGCGAAAAGTATCTCGACCGTCCGGGACCAGCAGTAATACCGGAAGAGGAAATGTTTAAAAATTTCCGAAACTTTCAGGGCTTTGTTGAGGAACTCTACAACTGTATTCCAAACATGTCAAGCCATGACTATCACAATAGCTGGAACTACGGCGAGGATGAATACTGGGAGTATGGAATTACTTACCCTTTTGCTTTTAAAATAGACCAGGGTGATTATTGGGCTTGGACCTACGAAGGTACGGGATGGTTTTTACCCGACAGGGGTGGTGCCGGAAGTCAAAACCGTAACGATAAGAAAAAATTATGGGGACACTCCTGGTATGGCATCCGCAAAATAAATTCAGGTTTGGTTAACCTCGACAAACTGGTAGGGGCTACAACAGAAGAGAAAAACCTTTTAGCGGGCCAACTCTACTTCTTCAGGGGATGGTTTCATTTCATGCTCATGCAGTACTGGGGAGGTTTGCCTTACATTTCTACCGAGTTGCCTATTAATGAACCTCCAAGACTACCACGTCTGAGTTACCAGGCTACGGCAGATAGCGTAGCAAAGGATTTTGAGAGAGCCGCCGATCTGCTGCCTGTAAATTGGGATGAAACTACCGTAGGCAAGCAAACATTGGGCAACAACAATATCCGTATTAACAAAGTGATGGCATTAGCCTACCTGGGTAAGAACCTGCTTTGGGCGGGTAGCCCTCTGATGAACAGGGAATCTGGTGGAGGCGCCACCTATAGCACCGACTATTGCAAACGGGCTTCAGACGCTTTTGCTCAGGCTTTGCAGATTGTTGAGTCCACAGGACGGTATAAACTGGCAGAGTTTTCTCAGTACAGAGAATTATTTTATACCTGGAGGCAAAGCAGCAAAGTGCCAGGTTTACAGGAGGCCATCTTTTATGAGAACCTTACTGCTAACAATGTAGGCTCTTTCCGCTGGAATCAGGTAAATGACTATAGACCCAATGCTATCAATAATTCAGGCGTAAAGGTATATCCAACCGCCAATTACGTTAGTTACTATGGTATGGCTAACGGAATGCCGATAAAAGATCCCGCAGTAGCCGATCCCGAGTCGGGTTATGATCCTACGCATCCGTGGAGAAATAGAGATCCGCGCTTTTATAACGATATCATTTACGACGGAGTACAATGTGTTAAAAATGCTTCTGCTGTAGGGAATAATTTGAAACGCCAGTACGCCAGCCTGTACACCGGCGGTTATTATAGAACAGACAGTAAACCCAAGGAAGCGATAACCGGATTTTTGAACAAAAAATTCACCGATCAATATATGAATGATTGGGATGGTTATAAAGATGATAACTCTTTGGTATTAAGTTTTATGCGCCTGGCTGATGTGTATTTGATGTATGCCGAAGCTACAGCCAACGGGTATGGTAGCCCTCAAAGCAGCGCTCCGGGTTACAGTCTCTCTGCTGTAGAAGCAATAAATAAAATACGTTTGAGAGCGGGGGTTGGAGAAGTAAATGCCAAATTTTTAGGCTCCACATCTGAGTTTATGAATGAGCTGAGACGTGAAAGAGCGGTAGAATTGGCTTTTGAAGGACATCGGTTTGTTGATCTCAGAAGATGGTTGCTGCTAACGCAACGCCCTTACACATATAAAAAACGGGTGGAATTCGACCGTGTAACGCCTGAGAATCAAATTTATGCCGATCCTAAAAACGCAGAAGTGAGGAATTACCGGGAGACGGTAATTATTGAAAGACAGTTACAGGACAGACACTACTGGTTTCCGTTCACGAGAGACGATGTGAATCAGTATGAAGATTTTAAACAAAATCCAGGTTGGAATTAA
- a CDS encoding SusC/RagA family TonB-linked outer membrane protein, whose protein sequence is MMKNNIKLYCLFFTAWLAGASNANAQDLEILDSTKLRQEDSLVNVAFGKVAPKDLLGGVSSVNISKLLEKSYGTYSLENLQSFVGGYTGSVWGQNALVIIDGVPRRAEDVRMVEVESVSVLKGASAVALYGSNAAKGVILITTRRGEQRPLTIDVRANTGVNVPKRYAEYLNAAEYMTLYNEASRNDGVTQIYSPELIYNTASGSNPYRYPDLKFFTSDYLKKGFSRSDITTEIHGGNERTRYYSNIGLSHNGSILNYGDARNNNDVVLNIRGNVDMTLTKWLSAYTNAVAGLSNNYTARGDFWGAAASMWPNRMSPFIPIDQLDPTNPDLQTIVQNSKHIIDGKYLLGGISTNTTNAFSDMLRAGYIKYRNRTFMFDVGTKADLGSLMKGLSFQASYNMDYTYLYNEAYRLDYATFAPTWSDIDGQPAMITGLSQFGLDGNQTNEYIGENTYTATMSARGQFDYQRSFAGGHNVMGKLLAWGYQARVARDEGHEGSVYHPTRNTNLGFQAAYNFKQKYYFDFSAAAVHSAKLPPGKRDAISPTVTLGWRVSDENFFKNDVVTNLKLFASYGSLKQDIDISDYYLYQGYFNPKGWYGDWPVGAGTWRTIISRGSNFDLTYIERKEFRAGFEASFFGNVVNLEANYFQQNTNGLLSQTSSLFPSYFSGGNSFSLLPWVNYNNEQRKGLDFSVNMNKKFGEVSTSLGLAGMFFNSEVLKRDEVYNNDYLYRAGRPLDASFALIAEGIFQNQEEIDNHARQTFSAYKPGDIKYKDVNGDGIIDNNDQVQLGKAGWGANPFTFGVNLTVNWKRFTLFALGSGNTGAVAYKSGSYFWVNGATKYSDVVLGRTIIDKNANGSWEVVKQGSYPALTTTGNSNNFRNSTYWMYKTDRFNLTRVQLTYDLDQRLFKNSSFLHALKIYVQGDNLLVLAKERALMETNFGGGPQYRFYNLGVKATF, encoded by the coding sequence ATGATGAAAAATAACATAAAACTGTATTGTCTTTTTTTCACGGCTTGGCTTGCGGGAGCATCAAATGCAAACGCGCAGGATTTGGAAATACTCGACAGTACAAAATTGAGGCAGGAAGACAGTCTTGTTAACGTAGCTTTTGGAAAGGTAGCCCCAAAAGATCTGTTGGGAGGCGTATCCTCCGTAAATATTTCTAAGTTGCTGGAAAAAAGCTATGGAACCTATAGTTTGGAAAACCTGCAAAGTTTTGTTGGAGGCTACACCGGAAGCGTGTGGGGGCAGAATGCCTTGGTAATTATAGACGGTGTGCCTCGCAGGGCGGAGGATGTGCGGATGGTGGAAGTGGAATCTGTATCTGTGCTTAAAGGAGCAAGTGCAGTTGCATTATATGGTAGTAATGCTGCTAAAGGTGTAATATTAATTACCACCAGGCGTGGTGAGCAACGACCCCTTACAATTGATGTACGTGCCAATACAGGTGTTAACGTACCTAAAAGATATGCAGAGTATTTGAATGCCGCAGAATACATGACTTTGTATAACGAAGCTTCAAGAAATGATGGGGTAACACAGATATATTCTCCAGAACTGATCTATAATACAGCGTCAGGTTCGAATCCTTACCGGTATCCCGATTTGAAATTTTTCACTTCTGATTATCTGAAAAAGGGGTTTTCGAGGTCAGATATTACTACTGAAATTCATGGCGGTAACGAGCGCACCCGCTACTACAGCAACATTGGTCTTTCTCATAACGGCAGCATTTTGAATTATGGCGATGCCAGGAACAACAATGATGTAGTCTTGAACATAAGAGGTAACGTAGATATGACATTAACCAAATGGCTTTCTGCATATACCAATGCAGTGGCAGGCCTTAGCAATAACTACACGGCACGTGGCGATTTTTGGGGGGCAGCCGCGTCTATGTGGCCCAACAGGATGTCTCCTTTTATTCCTATTGATCAGTTAGATCCAACTAATCCTGATTTACAAACCATAGTACAAAACAGTAAGCATATTATTGATGGAAAGTACCTTTTAGGTGGTATTTCTACCAATACTACCAATGCTTTTTCCGATATGCTTCGGGCTGGTTATATCAAGTATAGAAATAGAACCTTTATGTTTGACGTGGGCACAAAAGCGGATTTGGGGTCGTTAATGAAGGGGTTAAGTTTCCAGGCTAGTTATAATATGGATTATACTTATCTCTATAACGAAGCGTACAGGCTCGATTACGCCACTTTTGCGCCTACATGGTCTGATATCGACGGCCAGCCTGCCATGATTACCGGACTCAGCCAATTTGGACTGGACGGGAACCAGACGAATGAATACATTGGTGAAAATACGTATACAGCAACTATGTCTGCCAGAGGGCAGTTTGACTATCAACGCTCTTTTGCCGGCGGACATAATGTTATGGGTAAGTTACTTGCGTGGGGGTACCAGGCACGTGTGGCAAGAGATGAAGGGCATGAGGGTAGTGTGTATCACCCAACCAGAAACACGAATTTGGGTTTCCAGGCAGCCTATAATTTCAAGCAGAAATATTATTTCGATTTTTCTGCCGCCGCAGTTCATTCTGCCAAGCTGCCTCCGGGAAAAAGAGATGCGATTTCGCCAACAGTTACCCTGGGATGGCGTGTGAGTGATGAAAACTTTTTTAAAAATGATGTGGTGACGAATCTGAAGCTATTTGCATCCTACGGTTCTTTGAAACAAGATATAGATATTAGCGATTATTATTTGTACCAGGGATATTTTAATCCCAAAGGTTGGTATGGAGATTGGCCGGTAGGTGCAGGAACCTGGCGTACGATTATAAGCCGCGGTAGCAATTTCGACCTCACTTACATTGAGAGAAAGGAGTTTAGAGCAGGTTTTGAAGCTTCATTTTTCGGTAATGTTGTCAATTTAGAAGCCAACTATTTCCAGCAAAATACCAACGGCCTGCTGAGTCAAACATCTTCTTTATTTCCCTCCTATTTCTCCGGCGGGAACAGCTTTTCCCTGCTTCCCTGGGTAAACTACAATAATGAGCAACGTAAGGGGCTTGATTTTTCGGTAAATATGAACAAGAAGTTTGGAGAAGTTAGCACTTCCTTGGGATTGGCCGGTATGTTCTTTAATTCAGAAGTATTGAAAAGAGACGAGGTATACAACAACGATTATTTGTATCGTGCAGGAAGACCTCTCGACGCTTCTTTTGCGCTGATTGCAGAAGGTATTTTCCAGAACCAGGAAGAGATCGACAATCATGCGAGACAAACTTTCAGTGCCTACAAGCCAGGAGATATTAAATATAAAGATGTAAACGGCGATGGTATAATAGATAACAACGATCAGGTGCAACTGGGGAAAGCCGGTTGGGGTGCCAATCCTTTTACTTTTGGTGTAAACCTTACAGTTAATTGGAAACGATTTACATTGTTTGCACTGGGATCGGGTAATACAGGCGCCGTCGCATATAAAAGCGGAAGTTATTTTTGGGTAAATGGTGCAACCAAATATTCTGATGTTGTATTAGGCCGTACAATTATCGATAAAAACGCAAATGGTAGTTGGGAAGTTGTAAAGCAAGGGTCCTACCCGGCGCTGACAACAACGGGCAACAGCAATAATTTTAGAAATTCAACTTATTGGATGTATAAAACAGATCGCTTCAATCTTACCCGTGTGCAGCTTACCTACGATTTAGATCAGAGATTGTTTAAAAACTCATCATTTCTGCATGCTTTGAAAATATACGTTCAGGGTGATAACCTCCTGGTTTTGGCTAAGGAGCGTGCATTGATGGAAACCAATTTTGGCGGCGGGCCACAGTATAGGTTCTATAACCTGGGAGTTAAAGCAACTTTTTAA
- a CDS encoding RagB/SusD family nutrient uptake outer membrane protein gives MKSKILIAGFIAFSALTGCEKLLDPDTENLPGIEAMYQDTEYARGLILSAYLAVPGYYDNSEYATDDAVTNDRNNNFLQLATGSWTSANNPFNVWNSAYSSIEYLNLFLQNSQKVTWSILDPVLSEFYNMKFRGEAYGLRAMYMYYLLRNHGGYTADGQLAGVPILTEFVDANSSFNTPRSSFEDCIAQIYKDLDSAEAYLPVEYGAIAAGGTIPARFSAILDKAPESKRREIYNYVMGDRQRSLFNGLISRSFRARTALLAASPAFLNGASNSWHTAADAAAVIIDHKGGVGSLPATGGTYYANDAELSSVSNGVLPPEYIWSKNLQTNTSDQEALYFPPSLFGSGRMNPTQNLVDAFPMLNGYPIDNSSSGYDAGSPYTNRDPRLARYIVYDGSAMGINNTVIRTGSGSGTDDGLLRRETSTRTGYYMKKRLRMDVNPNPASTVGKNHLEPRIRYTEMYLNYAEAANEAWGPTGTSSHAYSAYDVIKAIRRRAGIGLQNGDAYLEECASDKNKMRELIRNERRIELSFESFRFWDLRRWKLNLNQTARGLDVDGSSFTPIEVERRSYQDYMYYGPLPLSEVLKYSNLKQNAGW, from the coding sequence ATGAAATCTAAAATATTAATAGCCGGCTTTATCGCGTTTTCGGCTTTGACAGGCTGTGAGAAATTGCTTGATCCCGATACTGAAAACCTCCCCGGAATTGAGGCTATGTATCAGGATACCGAGTATGCAAGAGGGCTGATTTTAAGTGCTTACCTCGCTGTTCCGGGCTACTATGATAATAGTGAATACGCAACAGACGATGCCGTTACGAACGATCGAAATAACAACTTTTTACAGTTGGCTACCGGCTCTTGGACTTCCGCCAACAATCCGTTCAATGTATGGAACAGTGCATATAGCTCCATCGAGTACCTGAATCTGTTTTTGCAGAACTCGCAGAAAGTTACCTGGTCTATATTGGATCCTGTTCTTTCTGAGTTTTATAACATGAAATTCAGGGGTGAGGCTTATGGTCTGCGTGCGATGTATATGTATTATTTGCTGAGAAATCACGGTGGATATACAGCTGATGGGCAACTGGCGGGAGTACCTATTTTAACGGAATTTGTAGATGCTAATTCTAGTTTTAACACGCCGCGTTCCAGCTTCGAAGATTGTATAGCTCAAATTTATAAGGACTTGGACAGCGCCGAAGCTTATTTACCCGTCGAGTATGGAGCGATAGCTGCCGGAGGTACTATTCCGGCACGTTTCAGTGCTATACTTGACAAGGCGCCCGAAAGTAAGCGTAGAGAGATATATAATTATGTGATGGGAGATAGGCAAAGATCTTTATTTAATGGACTTATTTCCAGGTCTTTCAGAGCCAGGACTGCGCTTTTAGCGGCTAGTCCAGCGTTTTTAAACGGTGCAAGTAATAGCTGGCATACAGCAGCCGATGCAGCAGCCGTAATCATAGATCATAAGGGTGGAGTGGGTTCGCTACCTGCTACCGGGGGTACCTATTATGCTAATGATGCGGAATTAAGTAGTGTATCGAACGGGGTGCTCCCTCCGGAGTATATTTGGAGTAAAAATCTACAAACGAATACTAGCGATCAGGAGGCCCTGTACTTTCCTCCTTCTCTCTTTGGGTCTGGTAGAATGAATCCTACCCAAAACCTGGTAGACGCCTTTCCTATGCTTAATGGCTATCCCATTGATAATAGCAGTAGCGGCTACGATGCCGGTAGTCCCTATACCAATAGGGATCCTCGTTTAGCAAGATATATTGTTTATGACGGAAGTGCCATGGGGATCAACAATACCGTTATTCGCACAGGTAGTGGCTCAGGAACCGATGATGGTTTATTGCGTCGCGAAACGTCTACCCGCACAGGCTATTATATGAAGAAGAGATTACGAATGGATGTCAATCCGAATCCTGCATCTACAGTAGGTAAAAACCACCTGGAGCCTCGTATTCGCTATACAGAAATGTATCTTAACTATGCTGAGGCGGCGAACGAAGCCTGGGGGCCAACAGGAACAAGTAGTCACGCTTATTCTGCTTACGACGTCATTAAAGCCATTCGCAGGAGAGCAGGGATAGGACTTCAAAATGGAGACGCTTATCTGGAGGAATGTGCGTCTGATAAAAATAAGATGCGCGAATTGATCCGAAATGAGCGTCGTATTGAATTAAGCTTTGAAAGCTTCCGGTTTTGGGATTTGCGTCGCTGGAAATTAAATCTAAACCAGACGGCTCGTGGGTTAGATGTAGACGGTTCTTCGTTTACTCCCATTGAGGTGGAACGCAGAAGCTATCAGGATTACATGTACTATGGACCGTTACCTCTTTCAGAAGTACTTAAATATAGCAATCTGAAACAAAATGCCGGCTGGTAG
- a CDS encoding DUF5627 domain-containing protein — MKTKRIYLYMMATMATLVLACNKNADTDWPDFDYTSVYFSYQAVGRTITFGKEELIDNALDNERKVEIKAALGGTRDNKANVSIGYAVDESLLQNKYFDDAYGGGKMVLLPSTHYNFLSDQMKIPAGSILNGVQVQFTDAFFADPDAIKSHYVIPLKMVSVQNADSILSNKNYVLYGVKFVNKWHGNYLRRGKDNVTYADASTATVVRHAQYRKDDELRKLSTVSLQAINFPITYKDKTGTNVQCTLRLTFDNSGNCTVTSATAGVTASGSGSFKENGETMDGKQKDGLYLNYQVSAPGINSVTTLDTLIIRDRAVSAEFQPAVTK, encoded by the coding sequence ATGAAAACAAAAAGAATATATCTGTACATGATGGCAACCATGGCTACATTAGTACTTGCATGTAATAAAAATGCTGATACCGACTGGCCGGACTTTGATTATACATCTGTGTATTTTTCTTATCAGGCGGTTGGTCGCACGATTACGTTTGGTAAAGAGGAACTCATTGATAATGCTTTAGACAACGAACGTAAGGTGGAAATTAAAGCAGCTCTGGGTGGCACCCGCGACAACAAAGCAAACGTATCTATAGGTTATGCGGTAGATGAGTCGCTTTTACAAAATAAGTATTTCGACGATGCTTACGGTGGCGGAAAAATGGTATTGCTGCCCTCAACGCATTACAATTTCCTTTCTGACCAAATGAAGATTCCCGCTGGAAGTATTTTAAACGGAGTTCAGGTTCAGTTCACCGATGCTTTTTTTGCAGACCCTGACGCTATAAAAAGCCATTACGTGATACCGTTGAAAATGGTTTCAGTTCAGAATGCAGACTCAATTTTGTCGAATAAAAACTATGTACTGTATGGGGTGAAGTTTGTGAACAAATGGCATGGAAACTACTTGCGCCGCGGAAAGGACAATGTTACCTATGCTGATGCAAGTACTGCTACAGTGGTACGACATGCACAGTATCGCAAAGATGATGAGTTGAGAAAGCTCTCAACGGTTTCCCTTCAGGCAATTAATTTCCCGATAACTTATAAAGACAAAACGGGAACCAATGTGCAGTGTACCTTACGCCTTACGTTCGATAATTCTGGCAATTGTACTGTTACTTCTGCAACCGCAGGTGTTACCGCAAGCGGATCGGGTTCTTTTAAAGAAAATGGCGAAACGATGGATGGCAAACAGAAGGATGGACTGTATCTTAATTATCAGGTGTCAGCGCCCGGCATCAACAGTGTTACAACGCTCGACACGCTTATTATCCGGGATCGTGCGGTGTCAGCTGAATTCCAACCTGCAGTTACAAAATAA
- a CDS encoding endo-1,4-beta-xylanase, whose protein sequence is MRKIITNYSGAAFSAIMLFIAAGCAKFSDREFAVDKPESILNQEAINSLPSLKSLINKTASPNFRLGTVVPANTYQTGGSAIFKIADRNFDEVVLETEMKHGSIVQANGSLNISGVKQFVDFAAKNNVNVYGQALTHHLNQNATYLNEKLKGVSGTTKINFDNDATGQVYGMTGNSSAEVTADPDGVTPGKVLRVGTTALNTNQSFVKIPVTLPAGIKLRHCASVTLDIYIINGIFGQGMRLGLVNNTDLSRNATYNSPAGFGASANSWLRGKVIMPIANLNLTEAEKELSTFTIYTGSATGAGLYYIDNVIFSWNAEKTAEEKNTIVSGELNRFISGIVDSTKSVVKAWDVVKDPIDDNNPTQLKTGIGKSQGANEFYWQDYMGTNYAVKAFQYARQHINSGDKLFISDNGLESNLAKCSGLINYVQNIESQGAVVDGISTQMHISITTDKSNIAQHFSLLAATQKLIRISELYVSLNGTTTSSATAAQLQAQAEMYKYVIEKYFELVPAAQRYGITFWSPQDRPSGAAWLANQPLGIWNGQWVRKIAYKAVVEALQAKAK, encoded by the coding sequence ATGAGAAAAATAATTACCAATTACTCCGGAGCAGCTTTTTCAGCAATAATGCTTTTCATAGCAGCAGGATGTGCAAAATTCTCCGACCGGGAATTTGCAGTGGATAAGCCCGAGAGCATACTTAATCAGGAAGCAATTAACTCTTTGCCTAGCTTAAAATCTTTAATTAATAAAACCGCAAGCCCTAATTTCAGGTTGGGAACAGTGGTTCCGGCAAATACCTATCAAACGGGTGGGAGTGCTATTTTTAAAATAGCGGATAGAAATTTTGATGAAGTAGTTTTGGAAACAGAGATGAAGCATGGCTCTATCGTTCAGGCTAACGGATCTCTAAATATTTCGGGTGTAAAACAATTTGTTGATTTTGCGGCGAAAAATAATGTCAATGTTTATGGCCAGGCACTTACGCATCACCTTAATCAAAACGCCACTTATCTCAACGAAAAGCTTAAGGGCGTTAGTGGCACTACGAAGATAAATTTTGATAATGATGCCACTGGTCAGGTTTACGGAATGACAGGCAATAGTTCTGCCGAAGTAACTGCAGATCCCGATGGCGTAACACCTGGTAAAGTACTTAGGGTTGGGACTACTGCTTTAAATACCAATCAGTCTTTTGTCAAAATTCCTGTCACATTACCTGCTGGTATTAAATTGAGGCATTGTGCTTCTGTAACACTTGATATTTATATAATAAATGGCATTTTCGGGCAAGGTATGCGTTTGGGGCTGGTCAATAACACTGATTTAAGTCGCAATGCAACTTATAATAGTCCTGCTGGATTTGGTGCTTCGGCTAATTCGTGGCTTCGCGGTAAAGTAATTATGCCTATTGCAAATCTAAACCTTACCGAGGCAGAAAAAGAGTTATCAACTTTTACAATTTACACAGGATCGGCTACAGGAGCGGGGCTATATTATATTGATAATGTGATTTTTTCCTGGAATGCTGAAAAAACAGCCGAGGAAAAAAATACCATTGTTTCCGGAGAATTGAACCGTTTCATCTCGGGTATTGTAGACTCTACTAAATCAGTAGTGAAAGCATGGGATGTGGTAAAAGATCCAATCGATGATAATAATCCTACCCAATTAAAAACCGGAATTGGAAAATCGCAGGGGGCTAATGAGTTTTATTGGCAGGATTATATGGGTACAAACTACGCTGTAAAAGCCTTCCAATATGCGAGGCAGCATATTAATAGCGGAGATAAACTATTTATTAGTGATAATGGTCTCGAAAGTAACCTGGCTAAATGCAGTGGATTGATCAACTATGTTCAGAATATAGAAAGCCAGGGAGCGGTTGTGGATGGTATTTCAACTCAGATGCATATCAGCATTACAACGGATAAAAGTAATATTGCCCAACACTTTAGTCTTTTAGCAGCAACTCAGAAGCTGATTAGAATTTCTGAATTATATGTTAGCCTTAACGGTACTACCACTTCGTCTGCAACTGCTGCACAGCTACAGGCCCAGGCCGAGATGTACAAGTATGTTATCGAAAAGTACTTTGAATTGGTACCGGCTGCGCAACGCTATGGCATCACATTCTGGAGTCCTCAGGACAGACCTTCAGGTGCCGCATGGTTAGCTAATCAGCCATTAGGTATTTGGAATGGACAATGGGTAAGGAAAATTGCTTATAAAGCAGTAGTTGAAGCGCTGCAGGCAAAGGCTAAATAA